The following proteins come from a genomic window of Lolium rigidum isolate FL_2022 chromosome 5, APGP_CSIRO_Lrig_0.1, whole genome shotgun sequence:
- the LOC124653028 gene encoding uncharacterized protein LOC124653028: protein MLLHSMAPLHTAAAAVQHAAVGAAPNAAPKKSSNTARCDTRRAFLHGVLIAAAGAGTLLGHVDAAPAASKRRAPPPAEQKEKKDPNMSGVQAKVMASRKRKEAMKEATAKLREKGKKPADAPAASSLTKTPIKSAAVPVE from the exons ATGCTTCTCCATTCCATGGCGCCCctccacaccgccgccgccgccgtgcagcATGCAGCCGTCGGCGCGGCTCCAAATGCCGCTCCGAAGAAGAGCAGCAACACAGCCAGATGCGACACCAGAAG GGCGTTTCTGCACGGCGTGTtgatcgctgccgccggcgccggcacgCTGCTGGGCCACGTCGACGCCGCGCCGGCGGCTTCCAAGAGGCGGGCACCGCCGCCGGCGGagcagaaggagaagaaggaccCCAACATGAGCGGCGTGCAGGCCAAAGTCATGGCGagcaggaagaggaaggaggccatgaaggaggccACGGCCAAGCTGAGGGAGAAAGGCAAGAAGCCTGCAGATGCTCCTGCTGCCAGTTCCCTAACTAAAACGCCGATCAAATCGGCAGCGGTCCCTGTAGAGTGA
- the LOC124657337 gene encoding disease resistance protein Pik-2-like translates to MEATAVSLTRTVLDGVLGSVGTAMADEAALLLGVPREVEFIRSELQMMQSFLRVQSSAACSDGGCYKDTVRTCVKQVRDLACDLEDCLLDFTMTMHASRGSWLQCGGPDLAARHRVADRIRLLKASLEELNQRNQRYNVFAADASVVAVERSQRFNVFAAAADGRVELNQGNPRYVIVADHGLTAVEEHRHGNADEEYQLASGEEHQDIKRDDETKQLVDLVREQSASVVSVWGMGGMGKSSLVRMLYNDRDLIDGFDGRAWVTVSHPLDCTDELERRLRKQLGVEDGHGLRAWLGKKRCLVVVDDVSSQEEWELISSCLGGKGAGSSRLVVTTRREDVALLCAGEKYKYKLKPLKLDEARKLLRQKVYKHDGHEMTNDMSDEADLILRRCRGLPLAIDTIGGLLASRPKTSREWMNLRKHIGSELESDRDIKRVITSSYDGLPYHLKSCFLYLSIFPENHEIRFTRLLRRWMAEGYITKPRDMSIEEVGWRYYNDLINRSMIQPSEKARDSMAVERCRIHGVVLQIIMSKSIEENQLFIMDKHCNEAPQSKIRHLAVTKWKRDEEKMVSINFSQVRSLTIFGKCPPSLISSKLRLLRVLDLEDTVELGNEDLKYIGELLHLRYLGLRNTSISRLPSSLENLRYLETLDVQDTEVTQLPAGITKLEKLRYLVCGINFANDLVEKTRKNNGAGRYTSNLFKPLTDMVSWWRGASPSSSSIGEFSTVAAPQRIEKLRNLQALGMVHITQGSKVASNLGKLTSLRELGVDVDANEDVKKDLCSSVASLVRLERLEVRSESLEFLKDVKKPPKHLTALNLSGRLSSLPSWMISLNDLAKVKLIQTQLKRGDIEVIGNLLNLTLLALWEESFAEESLRFGKDTFQKLNLLYIEGLENVSTITIEDGALPLLENLQVTKCNNLHDREEGLSSVLSLVKLNELVLKSCGDKPELEKALQKQISGSKSVNRPKLIIGKSIVTKIS, encoded by the exons ATGGAGGCGACGGCGGTGAGCCTGACCAGGACGGTCCTCGACGGCGTGCTGGGCAGCGTGGGGACGGCCATGGCCGACGAGGCGGCTCTGCTGCTGGGCGTCCCGAGGGAGGTGGAGTTCATCCGCAGCGAGCTGCAGATGATGCAGTCCTTCCTACGGGTGCAGTCCTCCGCCGCGTGCTCGGACGGTGGGTGCTACAAGGACACGGTGAGGACGTGCGTGAAGCAGGTGCGCGACCTCGCATGCGACCTCGAGGACTGCCTCCTCGACTTCACCATGACCATGCACGCCTCCCGCGGGAGCTGGCTCCAGTGTGGGGGGCCCGACCTCGCCGCCCGCCACCGCGTCGCCGACCGGATCCGGCTCCTCAAGGCCAGCCTAGAGGAGCTCAACCAGCGCAACCAGCGGTACAACGTCTTCGCCGCCGACGCCAGCGTCGTCGCCGTGGAGCGCAGCCAGCGGTTCAacgtcttcgccgccgccgccgacggccgcGTGGAGCTCAACCAGGGCAACCCGCGGTACGTCATCGTCGCCGACCATGGTCTGACTGCCGTGGAGGAGCACAGACACGGGAACGCCGACGAAGAATAccagctcgcgtccggggaggagCACCAGGACATCAAGCGGGACGACGAGACGAAGCAACTGGTTGATCTGGTCCGAGAACAAAGTGCGAGTGTGGTGTCGGTGTGGGGCATGGGCGGGATGGGCAAGTCGTCCCTGGTGAGGATGCTGTATAACGACAGGGACCTCATCGATGGCTTCGACGGCCGCGCCTGGGTCACCGTGTCGCACCCGCTCGACTGCACCGATGAGCTCGAGCGGCGGCTTAGGAAGCAGCTCGGCGTGGAAGACGGCCATGGTCTCCGGGCGTGGCTAGGGAAGAAGCGCTGCCTCGTCGTGGTGGACGACGTGTCCTCGCAAGAGGAGTGGGAGCTCATATCCAGTTGTCTCGGCGGCAAGGGCGCGGGTAGCAGCCGGCTCGTCGTCACGACACGGCGAGAGGACGTCGCCCTTCTGTGCGCCGGGGAGAAGTACAAGTACAAGCTCAAACCTCTCAAACTCGATGAGGCCCGGAAACTGCTCCGTCAAAAG GTTTACAAGCACGATGGCCATGAAATGACAAATGATATGTCGGACGAAGCCGATCTTATCTTGAGGCGATGTCGGGGCCTTCCACTTGCCATAGACACCATAGGAGGTCTATTGGCTAGCAGACCCAAAACAAGTAGGGAATGGATGAATTTGCGAAAGCACATTGGGTCAGAGCTAGAGTCCGATCGAGATATAAAAAGAGTAATTACCTCTAGCTACGATGGATTACCATATCATCTCAAGTCTTGCTTCTTGTACCTGAGTATCTTTCCGGAAAATCACGAGATCAGGTTCACCCGCTTACTGCGTCGGTGGATGGCAGAAGGCTATATAACAAAGCCACGTGACATGAGCATCGAGGAAGTCGGATGGAGATACTACAATGATCTCATCAATAGAAGTATGATCCAGCCTTCGGAGAAGGCTAGGGATAGCATGGCGGTAGAACGTTGCCGCATTCATGGCGTGGTGCTCCAAATAATCATGTCCAAGTCTATTGAGGAAAACCAACTCTTCATTATGGATAAGCATTGCAATGAGGCACCACAAAGTAAGATACGCCACTTGGCGGTGACAAAATGGAAGAGGGATGAGGAGAAGATGGTAAGCATAAACTTTTCACAAGTACGGTCATTGACAATTTTTGGAAAATGCCCTCCGTCCCTTATCTCCTCTAAACTGCGATTGTTGAGAGTTCTTGACTTGGAAGATACAGTTGAGCTAGGGAATGAAGATCTCAAGTACATTGGGGAATTGCTCCATCTAAGGTACCTTGGTCTGCGAAACACAAGTATTTCAAGACTTCCTTCATCTCTTGAGAACCTCAGGTACCTTGAGACATTAGATGTTCAAGACACAGAGGTGACACAGCTCCCGGCCGGTATCACCAAGCTGGAGAAGCTACGGTACCTTGTTTGTGGCATCAACTTTGCCAACGACTTGGTTGAGAAGACGAGGAAGAACAATGGTGCAGGCAGATATACCAGCAACCTATTTAAACCCTTGACAGACATGGTTTCCTGGTGGCGTGGTGCCTCTCCATCTTCAAGTTCCATCGGCGAGTTTAGTACTGTAGCAGCTCCTCAGAGGATTGAGAAGCTAAGGAACTTACAAGCTCTAGGGATGGTGCACATTACACAAGGAAGCAAAGTGGCAAGCAACCTGGGGAAGCTGACTAGCTTGCGGGAATTAGGAGTCGATGTAGATGCAAATGAAGATGTAAAGAAGGATTTATGCAGCTCAGTAGCAAGTCTTGTTCGTCTTGAACGGCTTGAGGTGCGCTCTGAGTCACTTGAATTTCTGAAAGACGTGAAGAAACCACCAAAGCATCTCACTGCATTGAACTTGTCCGGTCGTCTAAGCAGCCTCCCTAGCTGGATGATATCCCTCAATGATCTAGCCAAGGTAAAGCTAATTCAGACACAACTGAAGCGGGGTGACATTGAGGTGATTGGGAACCTGCTCAACCTTACTCTTCTTGCACTCTGGGAGGAGTCCTTTGCAGAGGAATCTTTACGATTCGGCAAAGATACATTTCAAAAGCTCAATCTGCTTTACATTGAAGGCCTGGAGAACGTCAGCACCATAACAATCGAGGATGGCGCGTTGCCCCTGCTCGAGAACCTTCAGGTAACGAAATGCAATAATTTACATGACCGCGAGGAGGGTCTGTCCAGTGTGTTGTCCTTGGTGAAACTGAATGAACTTGTCTTGAAGAGTTGCGGTGATAAACCGGAGCTGGAGAAGGCACTTCAAAAGCAGATTAGTGGATCTAAATCTGTGAACCGTCCGAAGCTTATTATCGGGAAGTCCATAGTAACAAAGATCAGTTAG